One Mycobacterium sp. SMC-4 DNA window includes the following coding sequences:
- a CDS encoding ribokinase produces MSVTRVCVVGSLNADLIFSVGALPRPGQTVMAADLITAPGGKGGNQAVAAARAGADVALVAAVGTDTAADELRSHLRDNGVDLSGVSTVPGPSGCAAIVVDSAAENSIVVAPGANAHFGVDSPGLRAAVTGADVMLTQLEIPLSTAVAAARWARAAGAVVLVNASPAGGDPAGLAELAAHTDVVVVNENEAPRWLDDDRLRVEHLVVTRGAHGARHISDGRIREVPAPVVQPVDTTGAGDVFAGVLAAGWLAGPKLALRRACAAGALATLVSGAGDCAPYSKAIDNALTGGPDDQRAPTTRG; encoded by the coding sequence GTGAGTGTGACGCGAGTGTGCGTGGTCGGCAGCCTCAACGCCGACCTGATCTTCTCCGTCGGCGCGCTGCCGCGTCCGGGCCAGACGGTGATGGCCGCGGACCTGATCACCGCACCGGGTGGCAAGGGTGGCAATCAGGCGGTCGCCGCGGCCCGCGCCGGCGCCGATGTGGCACTGGTCGCCGCAGTGGGGACCGACACCGCCGCCGACGAACTGCGGTCCCACCTCCGCGACAACGGCGTGGACCTGTCCGGGGTGAGCACGGTGCCAGGCCCGAGCGGATGCGCGGCGATCGTCGTCGACTCGGCCGCCGAGAACTCGATCGTGGTCGCGCCCGGGGCCAACGCCCATTTCGGCGTAGATTCGCCCGGGCTGCGTGCCGCGGTCACCGGGGCAGACGTCATGTTGACGCAGCTCGAAATACCGCTGTCGACAGCGGTCGCGGCAGCGCGCTGGGCGCGTGCCGCCGGAGCCGTGGTGCTGGTCAACGCGTCGCCGGCCGGAGGCGACCCCGCAGGTCTCGCGGAGCTGGCCGCGCACACCGACGTGGTCGTCGTCAACGAGAACGAGGCGCCGCGCTGGCTCGACGATGACCGCCTGCGCGTCGAGCACCTGGTGGTCACCCGTGGCGCGCACGGGGCCCGCCACATCAGTGACGGGCGTATCCGGGAGGTGCCGGCGCCCGTGGTGCAACCGGTCGATACGACGGGCGCCGGTGATGTGTTCGCCGGGGTACTGGCAGCGGGGTGGCTGGCCGGCCCCAAGCTCGCCTTGCGCCGAGCATGTGCTGCCGGAGCATTGGCCACACTGGTGTCCGGGGCCGGTGACTGCGCCCCCTACAGTAAGGCGATCGACAACGCCCTGACAGGAGGTCCCGATGACCAGCGCGCCCCGACCACCCGAGGGTGA
- a CDS encoding enoyl-CoA hydratase/isomerase family protein, with amino-acid sequence MTSAPRPPEGDWLGTPFLRFTRESGFGVCTLDRPEARNAMTPAMYFGIRYAVRHVDADPDLAGLLITGTGDVFAPGGDMGGGDGSDNWLTFGSALGMDVTPFETLRQSTKPVVAAVNGLCQGGGLQIALCSDIAVVSDRATFRVPELFRGIADTYYSHMLARLIGPVRTRDLMFTGRTLTAAEALDWGLVARVVPHEELPGAAREVLAQCCRTAPHARSVVKASLDNYLGLYDRIGMQASLGAPESIEGFLAFKERRSPNWVHPGLRIDGRL; translated from the coding sequence ATGACCAGCGCGCCCCGACCACCCGAGGGTGATTGGCTCGGTACCCCGTTTCTGCGCTTCACCCGGGAATCCGGGTTCGGGGTGTGCACACTGGACCGCCCCGAGGCCCGCAACGCGATGACGCCGGCGATGTACTTCGGCATCCGTTACGCGGTACGCCACGTCGATGCCGACCCGGATCTGGCGGGTCTGCTGATCACCGGCACCGGGGACGTCTTCGCCCCCGGCGGCGACATGGGCGGCGGGGACGGCTCGGACAACTGGTTGACGTTCGGCTCGGCGCTGGGCATGGACGTGACCCCGTTCGAGACGCTGCGCCAATCCACCAAACCGGTGGTCGCTGCGGTGAACGGGTTGTGTCAGGGCGGTGGACTACAGATCGCGCTGTGCTCGGACATCGCGGTGGTCAGCGACCGGGCGACCTTTCGGGTGCCCGAACTCTTCCGCGGGATCGCCGACACCTACTACAGCCACATGCTGGCCCGTCTCATCGGGCCGGTGCGTACCCGCGACCTGATGTTCACCGGCCGCACGCTGACCGCGGCCGAGGCGCTGGACTGGGGTCTGGTGGCCCGGGTGGTGCCCCACGAGGAGCTGCCCGGCGCCGCGCGGGAGGTGCTGGCCCAGTGCTGTCGCACCGCACCGCACGCTCGCAGCGTCGTCAAGGCCAGCCTGGACAACTACCTCGGGCTCTACGACCGCATCGGGATGCAGGCCAGCCTGGGTGCACCGGAGTCCATCGAAGGGTTCCTGGCGTTCAAAGAACGTCGGTCACCGAATTGGGTTCATCCGGGTCTGCGCATCGACGGGCGGTTGTGA
- a CDS encoding NAD(+) synthase — MDFYSAYRHGFVRVAACTHHTALADPIGNAETVLDVARRCHDDSVAVAVFPELNLTGYSIEDIVMQDALLEAAERAVLSVVAGSVDLMPVLVVGAPLRHRNRIYNTAVVIHKGRVLGVVPKSYLPTYREFYEKRQYASGHDEAGEIRLGGADVPFGPDLLFAAEDIPAFVLHVEVCEDMFVPIPPSAEAALAGATVLANLSGSPITIGRSEDRCLLARSASSRCLAAYVYAAAGEGESTTDLAWDGQTMVWENGVCLAQSERFPKGERRSVADVDVELLRNERIRMGTFDDNRRQHLIDDDSFRRIEFRVDPPAEDIGLRREVERFPFVPADPARLEQDCYEAYNIQVSGLEQRLRVLDYPKIVLGLSGGLDSTHALIVAARAMDREQRPRSDILAFTLPGFATGDRTRNNATRLAEALGVTFQTIDISSTAQLMLSEMDHPFARGEEVYDVTFENVQAGLRTDYLFRLANQRGGIVLGTGDLSELALGWSTYGVGDQMSHYNVNGGVPKTLIQHLIRWVISSHQFDDAVNEVLQSVLDTEISPELVPAGEDEEIQSSESKVGPYVLQDFSLFQVLRYGFRPSKVAFLAWHAWSDPQRGDWPPGLPEDERPSFSLKEIRHWLQVFAQRFYSFSQFKRSALPNGPKVSAGGSLSPRGDWRAPSDMSARTWLDEIERSVPQS; from the coding sequence ATGGATTTCTACTCCGCCTACCGCCATGGCTTCGTGCGCGTGGCCGCGTGCACCCACCACACCGCCCTGGCCGACCCAATCGGCAACGCGGAGACGGTGCTGGACGTCGCGCGCCGATGCCACGACGACAGTGTGGCTGTGGCGGTGTTCCCGGAGCTGAATCTGACGGGGTACTCCATCGAGGACATCGTGATGCAGGATGCCCTGCTGGAGGCGGCCGAACGGGCGGTGCTGTCGGTGGTCGCCGGGTCGGTCGACCTGATGCCGGTGCTGGTGGTCGGAGCGCCACTGCGCCACCGCAATCGGATCTACAACACCGCAGTGGTGATCCACAAGGGTCGGGTGCTCGGTGTGGTGCCCAAGTCCTATCTGCCGACCTACCGGGAGTTCTACGAGAAGCGACAGTACGCGTCCGGTCATGACGAGGCCGGCGAAATCCGGCTCGGCGGCGCCGACGTGCCGTTCGGGCCCGATCTGCTGTTCGCGGCCGAGGATATCCCCGCGTTCGTGCTGCATGTCGAGGTCTGCGAGGACATGTTCGTCCCGATACCGCCCAGCGCCGAGGCAGCCCTGGCCGGTGCGACGGTGTTGGCCAACCTGTCGGGCAGTCCGATCACCATCGGCCGCAGCGAGGACCGCTGCCTACTGGCGCGGTCGGCGTCGTCGCGCTGCCTGGCCGCCTACGTGTACGCCGCGGCCGGGGAGGGCGAGTCCACCACCGACCTGGCCTGGGACGGACAGACCATGGTCTGGGAGAACGGGGTGTGTCTGGCGCAGTCCGAGCGGTTCCCGAAAGGCGAGCGCCGGTCGGTGGCCGACGTCGACGTCGAGCTGCTGCGCAACGAACGCATCCGGATGGGGACCTTCGACGACAACCGGCGCCAGCACCTGATCGACGACGATTCCTTCCGGCGGATCGAATTCCGGGTCGATCCACCGGCCGAGGACATCGGATTGCGTCGCGAGGTGGAGCGCTTCCCGTTCGTGCCGGCTGACCCGGCCCGATTGGAGCAGGACTGCTACGAGGCTTACAACATCCAGGTCTCCGGGCTCGAGCAGAGGTTGCGCGTGCTGGATTACCCGAAGATCGTGCTCGGCCTGTCGGGTGGCCTCGACTCCACCCATGCGCTGATCGTCGCCGCCCGGGCGATGGACCGTGAGCAGCGGCCCCGCAGCGACATCCTGGCGTTCACGCTGCCCGGGTTCGCCACCGGCGACCGCACCCGCAACAACGCGACCCGGCTCGCCGAGGCGCTCGGTGTGACCTTTCAGACCATCGACATCTCGTCGACGGCGCAGCTGATGCTTTCCGAGATGGATCACCCGTTCGCCCGCGGCGAGGAGGTCTACGACGTGACCTTCGAGAACGTCCAGGCCGGCCTGCGTACCGACTATCTGTTCCGGCTGGCCAACCAGCGCGGCGGGATCGTGTTGGGCACCGGTGACCTGTCCGAGCTGGCGCTGGGCTGGTCGACCTACGGCGTCGGTGACCAGATGTCGCACTACAACGTCAACGGCGGGGTGCCCAAGACGTTGATCCAGCACCTGATTCGCTGGGTGATCTCGTCACATCAGTTCGACGACGCGGTCAACGAGGTTTTACAGTCGGTGCTCGACACCGAGATCAGTCCCGAGCTGGTGCCCGCAGGCGAGGACGAGGAGATCCAGAGCAGCGAAAGCAAGGTGGGACCTTATGTCCTGCAAGACTTTTCGCTGTTCCAGGTGCTTCGCTACGGGTTCCGGCCGTCGAAGGTGGCGTTCCTGGCGTGGCACGCCTGGAGTGACCCGCAGCGCGGGGACTGGCCGCCAGGGTTGCCGGAGGACGAGCGGCCATCGTTCTCGCTGAAGGAGATCCGGCACTGGCTGCAGGTCTTCGCCCAGCGGTTCTACTCGTTCAGCCAGTTCAAGCGTTCGGCACTGCCGAACGGCCCGAAGGTCTCCGCCGGCGGCTCACTGTCGCCGCGCGGTGACTGGCGCGCCCCGTCGGACATGTCCGCGCGGACGTGGCTCGACGAGATCGAGCGCTCAGTTCCGCAGAGCTGA